A region of Lycium barbarum isolate Lr01 chromosome 1, ASM1917538v2, whole genome shotgun sequence DNA encodes the following proteins:
- the LOC132616445 gene encoding uncharacterized protein LOC132616445, producing MAKKKTIEAFDKLLKDLMSTSILFGGKVVVFGGDFRQTLPVVRSGKKEDFIGESLLYSHIWNHLEKLCLSENMRAKKDPAFSEYLMRIGNGQEKTNNCNRIEIPQNFIIPFTNEIESLNLLFNVTYPDLHTFFSNRSSITSRIILTTKNDFIDEINDMLIHRFPNDAKVYTAIDETIEPNDQCQFEDFSHTLHLANLPPYRLTLKKNCPVILLSATIASGDSKINM from the coding sequence ATGGCAAAAAAGAAAACGATAGAAGCTTTTGATAAACTCTTAAAAGATCTCATGAGTACAAGTATACTCTTTGGTGGGAAAGTAGTAgtttttgggggtgattttagACAAACACTTCCAGTTGTTCGTAGTGGAAAAAAGGAAGACTTTATCGGCGAAAGTTTATTATACTCTCATATTTGGAATCATTTGGAAAAATTATGTTTATCTGAAAACATGCGTGCAAAAAAAGATCCAGCATTTTCTGAATATTTAATGAGAATTGGAAATGGACAAGAAAAAACTAATAACTGCAACAGAATTGAAATTCCACAAAATTTTATCATTCCTTTTACTAatgaaatagaatctttgaaTCTTTTATTTAATGTTACTTATCCTGATTTACACACATTCTTTTCTAACCGGTCTTCTATAACTTCCCGCATTATTTTGACTACGAAAAATGACTTTATTGATGAAATAAATGACATGCTTATTCATCGATTTCCTAATGATGCTAAAGTGTATACAGCTATTGATGAAACTATAGAACCAAATGATCAATGTCAATTTGAAGATTTTTCGCATACCTTACATCTTGCTAACTTACCACCTTACAGATTAACTTTGAAAAAAAATTGTCCAGTTATATTATTGAGTGCAACTATTGCCAGTGGTGATTCAAAAATAAACATGTAA